The genomic stretch CAAATCTTGTGTCTTTTGAGTTTGGGGATTCATATATTGCAGAATTGCCCATTAAATCTCAGAATGTTCCTAACCTATCAGAGCTAACACTTCACGGATCGTGGACTTCAGCTTTCCTTTTCAGAAGTAACAAGCATTCAACATATTGCTGTCGTGTGGAGAAGCTTGTTGTATGTGTACCTGGCCTGATTATGATTGAAGTGAGCGAATTTACAGTTTTTTCCTTTAGAAAACTCCCTCCATTACGATGTCTCAAACAGCTGGAGTTGGTATTGTGCACTGCCGCTTATCAAAGCCTATGCTTCTTTGTCTTGCTGACTGAGGCGTGCCCTTTCTTGTCAAGACTTGTAATTCAGTTCATCTATGATTTGAAAGGGATAAAAGAGAATATGTTCTCTGCTCTGTGTAGTTACGGAAGCAAAGGTCCCCTTACAGCACTCGATTCGTATCGCCTTGAACATCTTAAAGTAGTGAAGTTgatgtatttttctttttataggaCTCAATTTAAGTTTTTGTTGTCCTTGGTTCAAATTGCTAACATGCTTGAAAAGATAATTATTGCTCCTAGCACCGGGTATAACCGTAAGGATGGCAGTGCAAAAGCACGAGAATGCACCAAGCAGCTGAAGCAAAGTTAGCACCTGGAGCTAAGCTGGTGATACTTTAGCTTGTGATTagcatatatatttttaaaattttttttttggatgatgTGTTTATGACTTGCGAGGAGGCTGTTTACTGTTATTTATTCATAATTATTTAGGGATAAAAAAATC from Coffea eugenioides isolate CCC68of chromosome 8, Ceug_1.0, whole genome shotgun sequence encodes the following:
- the LOC113780453 gene encoding F-box/LRR-repeat protein At3g03360-like translates to MKGPLSRCKICDFSTATKRKARRKIAALLVDGTEILPDEILIVILSYLSLKEAVRTSVLSHRWRCLWHFSSGTLEFDFDRWDAKKGGTHQLEATKFENLVNQVLKLHQDVRALEFDLPGVDYFPDPEKLLSISRAVKLQGIGLSLLTSLKLFRIHITEKMVEYLLSNCLSLEHLGLKYIHNIKKLSIVGPSLKSLIIDCCCKLQNLTISAANLVSFEFGDSYIAELPIKSQNVPNLSELTLHGSWTSAFLFRSNKHSTYCCRVEKLVVCVPGLIMIEVSEFTVFSFRKLPPLRCLKQLELVLCTAAYQSLCFFVLLTEACPFLSRLVIQFIYDLKGIKENMFSALCSYGSKGPLTALDSYRLEHLKVVKLMYFSFYRTQFKFLLSLVQIANMLEKIIIAPSTGYNRKDGSAKARECTKQLKQS